Proteins encoded within one genomic window of Deinococcus budaensis:
- a CDS encoding DUF808 domain-containing protein has product MSGGLVALLDDVAAIAKLAAASIDDIGAAAGKAGAKAVGVVVDDTAVTPRYVTGFSPDRELPIIWRIARGSLRNKVVFILPAALLLSQFLPWAITPILMLGGAYLCYEGAEKVYEAVSGHHEASGEPEIKLSSEAHEEQMVTGAIRTDFILSAEIMAISLAEVADQPFALRGVTLLVVALLITALVYGVVGLIVKMDDFGVRLARSGSGLSRGFGRGLVKGMPVVMSALSVVGTAAMLWVGGQIILHGLEEFGLAAPAHLLHDLAVAAGGALPAVSGVAEWLVQTLGSGLVGLLIGAVIVGVMHLRPRKASAAH; this is encoded by the coding sequence ATGAGCGGCGGCCTGGTCGCCCTGCTCGACGACGTGGCGGCCATCGCCAAACTCGCGGCCGCCTCCATCGACGACATCGGCGCGGCGGCGGGCAAGGCGGGGGCCAAGGCGGTCGGGGTGGTCGTGGACGACACGGCGGTGACGCCCCGCTACGTCACCGGGTTCTCGCCCGACCGCGAGCTGCCGATCATCTGGCGCATCGCCCGGGGATCGCTGCGCAACAAGGTCGTGTTTATCCTGCCCGCCGCGCTGCTGCTCAGCCAGTTTCTGCCGTGGGCCATCACCCCGATCCTGATGCTGGGCGGCGCTTATCTCTGCTACGAGGGCGCTGAGAAAGTCTACGAGGCGGTTTCCGGTCACCACGAGGCGTCCGGCGAGCCGGAGATCAAGCTGTCGAGCGAGGCGCACGAGGAGCAGATGGTGACGGGCGCGATCCGGACCGACTTCATCCTGTCCGCAGAGATCATGGCGATCTCGCTGGCCGAGGTGGCGGACCAGCCCTTCGCGCTGCGCGGGGTGACGCTGCTGGTGGTGGCGCTGCTGATCACGGCGCTGGTCTACGGGGTGGTCGGCCTGATCGTGAAGATGGACGATTTCGGCGTGCGGCTGGCCCGCAGCGGTTCGGGCCTCTCACGCGGTTTCGGGCGCGGGCTGGTCAAAGGCATGCCGGTCGTGATGTCGGCGCTGTCGGTCGTGGGCACGGCGGCCATGCTGTGGGTGGGCGGCCAGATTATCCTGCACGGCCTGGAGGAGTTCGGCCTCGCCGCTCCGGCCCACCTGCTGCACGACCTCGCGGTGGCGGCGGGTGGGGCCTTGCCTGCCGTGTCCGGCGTGGCCGAGTGGCTGGTCCAGACGCTCGGCTCGGGGTTGGTCGGCCTGCTGATCGGGGCCGTCATTGTGGGCGTCATGCACCTGCGTCCCCGCAAGGCTTCCGCCGCTCACTGA
- the fdhF gene encoding formate dehydrogenase subunit alpha: MPSFDASVTVNGVPYPARSGEALLEVLNRASAELPQVCYHPQLGPLQTCDTCLVEVNGELVRACGTRVTPGQVVQTETAAARHSRAAAFDRLLGNHLLYCTVCDNNNGNCVVHNTTALLGVEHQDTPYRPKPYPKDETNPFYRYDPDQCILCGRCVEACQNLQVNETLSINWEDPHPRVLWDGGSAINESSCVSCGHCVTVCPCNALMEKSMLGEAGLMTGLPLPVFQSAVELVKAAEPSIGYGPILQLSDTESAVREGSVKRTKTVCTYCGVGCSFEVWTKERRILKVEPTHGPANGVSTCIKGKFGWDYVNSPERLTTPLIREHGRFREASWDEALALIARRFTEIRAQHGPDALSFIASSKCTNEEAWLMQKLARAVVGTNNMDNCSRYCQSPATMGLWRTVGYGGDSGSIHDIEAAGLVIGIGTNTAESHPVLATRVKRSHKLRGQRLIVADLREHEMARRADLFVRPVPGTDFVWLTAVARYILDEGLEDRAFLEQWVNGLDEYRASLAPYTLAHAEEVTGIPQDTLRQIAHEIVRADGTCILWAMGVTQQCSGSETSTAISNLLLITGNYMRPGAGSYPLRGHNNVQGASDMGAMPGFVGGYQNVEDPAVREKFTAQWGVDLPQSKGLDNHEMVHAIHGGTLRAMYLKGEEMGLVDANANYVDAAFEKLDFFVVQDVFFSRTAQFADVVLPASPSLEKDGTFTNTERRIQRLSRALEPLGQSRPDWEIIRDVANALGAGWTYAHPSEIMAEIAALVPLYSGVTYGRLEGFRSLQWPVLPDGSDTPLLFTEGFPFPDRRARLYPAEFIAPVEPPDGEFDLHLNNGRMLEHFHEGNMTFKSAGITQKVPGSLVEVSPELARERGLESGRFVRLVSRHGAVRVRVHVTDRVAGRQLYMPMNNPSARDAVNRLTGSHTDPSTHTPAYKDTAVRLEVLPELGDNPLPRVNHRYGHPTPQRGVEVERKWQRADYRFPGALYNRLAAQRRAPETLGGDD; this comes from the coding sequence TTGCCGTCTTTCGATGCGTCCGTCACCGTCAACGGAGTCCCGTACCCTGCCCGCAGCGGCGAAGCCCTGCTGGAGGTGCTCAACCGCGCCTCGGCCGAGCTGCCGCAGGTGTGCTACCACCCGCAGCTCGGCCCCCTCCAGACCTGCGATACCTGTCTGGTCGAGGTGAACGGCGAACTGGTGCGCGCCTGCGGCACCCGCGTGACTCCGGGGCAGGTCGTGCAGACCGAGACGGCCGCCGCCCGCCACTCGCGCGCCGCCGCCTTCGACCGGCTGCTGGGCAACCACCTGCTGTACTGCACGGTCTGCGACAACAACAACGGCAACTGCGTGGTTCACAACACCACCGCCCTGCTGGGGGTCGAGCACCAGGACACGCCCTACCGTCCCAAGCCCTACCCCAAGGACGAGACCAATCCGTTTTACCGCTACGACCCCGACCAGTGCATCCTGTGCGGGCGCTGCGTGGAAGCCTGCCAGAACCTGCAAGTCAACGAGACGCTCTCCATCAACTGGGAAGACCCCCACCCCCGCGTGCTGTGGGACGGCGGCTCGGCGATCAACGAGTCGAGCTGCGTGAGCTGCGGGCACTGCGTCACCGTCTGCCCCTGCAACGCCCTGATGGAAAAGTCGATGCTGGGCGAGGCGGGGCTGATGACCGGGCTGCCGCTGCCGGTCTTCCAGTCGGCGGTCGAGCTGGTCAAGGCGGCCGAACCCAGCATCGGCTACGGCCCGATCCTGCAACTCTCGGACACCGAGTCGGCGGTCCGCGAGGGGTCGGTGAAGCGCACGAAGACCGTCTGCACCTACTGCGGGGTGGGCTGCTCGTTCGAGGTGTGGACCAAGGAGCGCCGCATCCTCAAGGTCGAGCCGACGCACGGCCCGGCCAACGGCGTCTCCACCTGTATCAAGGGCAAGTTCGGCTGGGACTACGTGAACAGCCCCGAGCGGCTGACCACCCCCCTGATCCGCGAGCACGGCCGCTTCCGCGAGGCGAGCTGGGACGAGGCGCTGGCGCTGATCGCCCGGCGTTTCACGGAGATCCGGGCGCAGCATGGCCCGGACGCGCTCTCGTTTATCGCCTCCTCGAAGTGCACCAACGAGGAAGCCTGGCTGATGCAGAAGCTGGCCCGCGCGGTGGTCGGCACCAACAACATGGACAACTGCTCGCGCTACTGCCAGAGTCCGGCCACGATGGGCCTGTGGCGCACGGTGGGCTACGGCGGCGACTCCGGCTCGATCCACGACATCGAGGCGGCCGGGCTGGTCATCGGCATCGGGACGAACACCGCCGAGTCTCACCCGGTCCTCGCCACCCGGGTCAAGCGGTCGCACAAGCTGCGCGGGCAGCGCCTGATCGTGGCCGACCTGCGCGAGCACGAGATGGCGCGCCGCGCCGACCTGTTCGTGCGCCCGGTGCCCGGCACCGATTTCGTGTGGCTGACCGCCGTGGCGCGCTACATCCTCGACGAAGGGCTGGAGGACCGGGCCTTCCTGGAGCAGTGGGTGAACGGGCTGGACGAGTACCGCGCCAGCCTCGCGCCCTATACCCTGGCCCACGCCGAGGAAGTGACGGGCATTCCCCAGGACACCCTGCGGCAGATCGCCCACGAGATCGTGCGGGCCGACGGCACCTGCATCCTGTGGGCGATGGGCGTGACCCAGCAGTGCAGCGGGTCGGAGACCTCGACGGCGATCTCGAACCTGCTGCTGATCACTGGCAACTACATGCGGCCCGGCGCCGGGTCCTACCCGCTGCGGGGGCACAACAACGTGCAGGGTGCGTCGGACATGGGGGCCATGCCCGGCTTCGTGGGCGGCTATCAGAACGTCGAGGACCCGGCGGTGCGCGAGAAGTTCACCGCGCAGTGGGGCGTGGACCTGCCGCAGAGCAAGGGTCTGGACAACCACGAGATGGTCCACGCCATCCACGGCGGCACCCTCAGGGCGATGTATCTCAAGGGCGAGGAGATGGGGTTGGTGGACGCCAACGCGAACTACGTGGACGCCGCCTTCGAGAAACTGGACTTCTTCGTGGTACAGGACGTGTTTTTCAGCCGCACGGCGCAGTTCGCGGACGTGGTGCTGCCCGCCAGCCCCAGTCTGGAAAAGGACGGGACCTTCACCAACACCGAGCGCCGGATTCAGCGCCTCTCCCGCGCGCTGGAGCCGCTGGGGCAAAGCAGGCCCGACTGGGAGATCATCCGGGATGTCGCCAACGCGCTGGGGGCGGGCTGGACCTACGCTCATCCCTCCGAGATCATGGCCGAGATCGCCGCGCTGGTGCCGCTGTATTCCGGCGTGACCTACGGGCGGCTGGAGGGCTTTCGCTCGCTCCAGTGGCCGGTGCTGCCCGACGGAAGCGACACGCCGCTGCTGTTCACCGAAGGGTTTCCCTTCCCGGACCGCCGGGCGCGGCTGTATCCGGCCGAGTTCATCGCGCCGGTCGAGCCGCCCGACGGGGAATTCGACCTGCACCTCAACAACGGGCGGATGCTGGAGCACTTCCACGAGGGCAACATGACCTTCAAGTCGGCGGGAATTACCCAGAAGGTGCCCGGCTCGCTGGTCGAGGTCTCGCCCGAGCTGGCCCGCGAGCGCGGGCTGGAAAGCGGGCGCTTCGTGCGGCTGGTCTCGCGGCACGGGGCGGTGCGGGTGCGGGTCCATGTCACCGACCGGGTGGCGGGGAGGCAGCTGTACATGCCGATGAACAACCCCTCGGCGCGGGACGCGGTGAACCGCCTGACGGGCAGCCACACCGACCCCTCGACCCACACGCCCGCCTACAAGGACACGGCCGTGCGGCTGGAGGTGCTGCCCGAGCTGGGCGACAACCCGCTGCCGCGCGTGAACCACCGCTACGGCCACCCGACCCCGCAGCGCGGCGTGGAGGTCGAGCGCAAGTGGCAGCGGGCCGACTACCGCTTTCCGGGGGCGCTCTATAACCGGCTGGCGGCGCAGCGCCGGGCGCCGGAGACCCTGGGAGGCGACGACTGA
- a CDS encoding 3-dehydroquinate synthase, with the protein MPLTRTLKQTVPVTFRYAVHFTRGVFDPGNPVFRDALAPSGGDPVRGPVKVLCVLDAGVVGAFPGLPAQLGAYFGAHADALRLVAPPLTVPGGEGVKGDLTHVTRVQDAIHAHGIDRHAYVAVVGGGAVTDMVGFAAGTAHRGVRLVRVPTTVLAQNDSGVGVKNSVNAYGKKNWLGTFAPPHAVLNDLDFLTALEDRDWLGGLAEAVKVALLKDAAFFGWLEEHAAALVARDPGAMEYAVYRCAELHMAHIAGGGDPFETGSSRPLDFGHWAAHKLESLTGYALRHGEAVAVGLALDCTYAALRGMLPEADWRRVLELLLALRLPVYVPELGTSAQDPADPRSVLSGLNEFREHLGGRLTIPLLTAVGQATEVHEMDFGELRRAVGLLQDLHDHPQKGPSWLSTPAPAC; encoded by the coding sequence ATGCCGTTGACCCGCACGCTGAAACAGACGGTGCCTGTGACGTTCCGGTATGCCGTCCACTTCACGCGCGGGGTGTTCGACCCCGGCAACCCGGTTTTCCGGGACGCGCTGGCCCCCAGCGGCGGCGACCCGGTCCGCGGCCCCGTCAAGGTGCTGTGCGTTCTCGACGCGGGCGTGGTGGGGGCATTCCCCGGGCTGCCCGCGCAACTGGGCGCCTATTTCGGGGCGCACGCGGACGCCCTGCGGCTGGTCGCGCCCCCCCTGACCGTACCGGGGGGCGAGGGAGTCAAGGGGGACCTCACCCACGTCACACGGGTGCAGGACGCGATTCACGCGCACGGCATCGACCGGCACGCGTACGTGGCCGTGGTGGGCGGCGGCGCGGTGACCGACATGGTGGGCTTCGCGGCGGGCACCGCGCACCGGGGCGTGCGGCTGGTGCGGGTGCCGACCACGGTGCTGGCGCAAAACGACTCGGGCGTGGGCGTCAAGAACAGCGTGAACGCCTACGGCAAGAAAAACTGGCTGGGCACCTTCGCGCCGCCCCACGCCGTGCTCAACGACCTCGACTTCCTGACCGCGCTGGAGGACCGCGACTGGCTGGGCGGGCTGGCCGAGGCGGTCAAGGTGGCGCTGCTCAAGGACGCGGCCTTCTTCGGGTGGCTGGAGGAACACGCGGCGGCGCTCGTGGCCCGTGACCCCGGCGCGATGGAGTACGCCGTCTACCGCTGCGCCGAACTGCACATGGCCCACATCGCCGGGGGCGGCGACCCCTTCGAGACGGGGTCCTCGCGGCCGCTGGATTTCGGGCACTGGGCGGCGCACAAGCTCGAGAGCCTGACCGGCTACGCGCTGCGTCACGGCGAGGCGGTGGCGGTCGGGTTGGCGCTGGACTGCACCTACGCGGCGCTCAGGGGCATGTTGCCGGAAGCCGACTGGCGGCGGGTGCTGGAGTTGCTGCTCGCGCTGCGCCTGCCCGTCTATGTCCCCGAGCTGGGCACCTCCGCCCAGGACCCCGCCGACCCCCGCAGCGTGCTGAGCGGCCTGAACGAGTTCCGCGAGCACCTGGGCGGGCGCCTCACCATTCCGCTGCTGACCGCCGTCGGGCAGGCGACCGAGGTTCACGAGATGGACTTCGGAGAGCTGCGCCGCGCGGTCGGCCTCCTGCAAGACCTGCACGATCACCCCCAGAAAGGACCCTCATGGCTTTCTACCCCGGCACCTGCCTGCTGA
- a CDS encoding TatD family hydrolase, with the protein MNYIDLHAHMISRTTDDYHRMALTGCLAVTEPAFWSGRDRLGPQAFADYFDHLTTFEPERARQYGIAHYTWLCLNPKEGEDRELARQVLALIPDFLDRPNVLGIGEIGLNRVTRNELATFRDHVELALEHGQLIHIHTPHLEDKYKGTRVMVEALAADPRIDPARVLIDHAEEHTVEMILGHGFWTGLTLYPKTKASPARAIDMIEMHGPERLIVASACDWGPSDSLAVPEFVLEARRRGHDDALIGRIVLENPARFLGQSPKFVPVGTGRGTVAAD; encoded by the coding sequence GTGAACTACATCGACCTGCACGCCCACATGATCTCGCGCACCACCGACGACTACCACCGCATGGCGCTGACCGGCTGCCTGGCCGTGACCGAACCCGCCTTCTGGTCGGGGCGCGACCGGCTGGGGCCGCAGGCGTTCGCCGACTACTTCGACCACCTGACGACCTTCGAGCCGGAGCGGGCGCGGCAGTACGGCATCGCGCACTACACCTGGCTGTGCCTCAACCCCAAGGAGGGCGAGGACCGCGAGCTGGCCCGGCAGGTGCTGGCCCTGATTCCGGATTTTCTCGACCGCCCCAACGTGCTCGGGATAGGCGAGATCGGGCTGAACCGCGTCACCCGCAACGAACTCGCCACCTTTCGCGACCACGTGGAGCTGGCGCTGGAACACGGCCAGCTGATCCACATCCACACGCCGCATCTGGAAGACAAGTACAAGGGCACCCGGGTGATGGTGGAGGCGCTGGCCGCCGACCCCCGCATCGACCCCGCCCGCGTGCTGATCGACCACGCCGAGGAACACACCGTGGAGATGATCCTGGGCCACGGCTTCTGGACTGGGCTGACGCTCTACCCGAAGACCAAGGCGTCCCCCGCCCGCGCCATCGACATGATCGAGATGCACGGCCCGGAGCGTTTGATCGTGGCCTCGGCCTGCGACTGGGGTCCCAGCGACTCGCTGGCGGTGCCCGAATTCGTCCTCGAAGCCCGGCGGCGCGGCCATGACGACGCGCTGATCGGGCGGATCGTGCTGGAGAACCCAGCGCGCTTTCTGGGCCAGTCGCCCAAGTTCGTGCCGGTGGGGACGGGGCGGGGAACGGTGGCGGCGGACTGA
- a CDS encoding c-type cytochrome — MLNRKTARQLIRFGAGAALGGLTLAVATAPAGNTAGPSFTRVQATFGQQVYTTSCQGCHGANLQGVRGPALVGQAFLSEWANGKRPAAELHAYIAEKMPRNKPASLTPAQYRNVTAYVLSKNGYPAGNRSLSAATLKTPLVPPPAR, encoded by the coding sequence ATGTTGAACCGCAAGACGGCAAGGCAGCTGATCCGCTTCGGTGCAGGTGCGGCGCTGGGTGGCCTGACCCTCGCGGTGGCGACCGCGCCCGCCGGGAACACGGCGGGGCCGAGCTTTACCCGTGTGCAGGCCACGTTCGGGCAGCAGGTCTACACCACCTCCTGCCAGGGGTGTCATGGGGCAAACTTGCAAGGCGTTCGCGGCCCGGCGCTGGTCGGTCAGGCCTTTTTGAGCGAGTGGGCGAATGGCAAACGCCCCGCTGCCGAGCTGCACGCCTACATCGCCGAGAAGATGCCGCGCAACAAGCCCGCGAGCCTGACCCCCGCCCAGTACCGCAACGTGACGGCCTACGTGCTGTCCAAAAACGGCTACCCGGCAGGGAACCGGTCGCTGTCGGCCGCCACGCTCAAGACGCCGCTGGTTCCGCCGCCCGCCCGCTGA
- a CDS encoding alkaline phosphatase family protein, which translates to MPAEPKRTAVINIVGLSPELLGPGLPRLTAFAGRGKMVPVGEVLPAVTCSVQATYLTGKWPDKHGIVGNGWYFRDECEVKFWRQSNRLIEAPKLWDVLHELDPAATVANICWWYNMYSEADYTVTPRPMYPADGRKLPDCYTQPASLRDELQARLGTFPLFSYWGPNAGISSSRWIADAARYVEEKHSPTLNLVYLPHLDYGLQKHGPDLGAMREDLAAIDEVAGDLIDFYEARGVSVIVVSEYGIERAWRPVHLNRALRDAGLLAVREELGRELLDAGRSAAFAVADHQVAHVYVNDPARLEDVRALLEGLPGVAEVLGAEGKRRHHLDHPRAGELVAVADPGAWFTYYYWQDDARAPDFARTVDIHRKPGYDPAELFMDPHSPAKLKAGVALAKKKLGFRYLLDVIGLDAGVVRGSHGRVTGDPRRGPLLISSRPELLTQDDLAPTDVFGVILAHVGAGPAGQEAAPSGRSAAR; encoded by the coding sequence ATGCCTGCTGAACCCAAGCGAACTGCCGTCATCAACATCGTGGGCCTCAGCCCGGAGCTACTGGGACCGGGGCTGCCGCGCCTGACCGCCTTTGCCGGGCGCGGGAAAATGGTGCCGGTGGGCGAGGTGCTTCCTGCCGTGACCTGCTCGGTGCAGGCGACCTACCTCACCGGAAAGTGGCCGGACAAGCACGGCATCGTGGGCAACGGGTGGTACTTCCGCGACGAGTGCGAGGTCAAGTTCTGGCGGCAGTCGAACAGGCTGATCGAGGCGCCCAAGCTCTGGGACGTGCTGCATGAACTCGACCCGGCGGCGACCGTCGCCAACATCTGCTGGTGGTACAACATGTACTCGGAGGCCGACTACACGGTCACGCCGCGCCCGATGTACCCCGCCGACGGGCGCAAGCTGCCCGACTGCTACACCCAGCCCGCGAGCCTGCGCGACGAGTTGCAGGCCCGGCTCGGCACCTTTCCGCTGTTCAGCTACTGGGGACCGAACGCGGGCATCTCCTCGAGCCGCTGGATCGCGGACGCGGCGCGGTACGTGGAAGAAAAGCACTCGCCCACGCTGAATCTGGTGTACCTGCCGCATCTGGACTACGGTCTCCAGAAGCATGGACCAGACCTCGGCGCGATGCGGGAGGACCTCGCCGCCATCGACGAGGTGGCGGGCGACCTGATCGACTTCTACGAGGCGCGGGGGGTTTCCGTGATCGTGGTGTCCGAGTACGGGATCGAGCGGGCGTGGCGGCCCGTCCACCTCAACCGGGCGCTGCGCGACGCGGGCCTCCTGGCCGTGCGCGAGGAACTGGGCCGCGAGCTGCTCGACGCCGGGAGGAGCGCGGCGTTCGCGGTCGCGGACCATCAGGTCGCGCACGTGTACGTGAACGACCCCGCCCGACTGGAGGACGTCCGCGCGCTGCTGGAGGGCCTGCCGGGGGTGGCCGAGGTGCTGGGCGCGGAGGGCAAGCGCCGCCATCACCTCGACCACCCCCGGGCGGGCGAGCTGGTCGCTGTGGCCGACCCCGGCGCGTGGTTCACCTACTACTACTGGCAGGACGACGCCCGCGCGCCCGATTTCGCCCGCACGGTGGACATCCACCGCAAGCCCGGCTACGACCCCGCCGAACTGTTCATGGACCCGCACTCACCGGCCAAGCTCAAGGCGGGCGTGGCGCTGGCGAAAAAGAAGCTGGGCTTCCGCTACCTGCTCGACGTGATCGGCCTCGACGCGGGTGTAGTGCGCGGCTCGCACGGGCGGGTGACCGGGGACCCGCGCCGGGGACCGCTGCTGATCTCGTCGCGGCCGGAGCTGCTCACGCAAGACGACCTGGCTCCCACCGACGTGTTCGGGGTCATCCTGGCGCATGTCGGGGCCGGGCCGGCCGGGCAGGAGGCGGCGCCTTCCGGCCGCAGCGCGGCACGCTGA
- a CDS encoding UbiA family prenyltransferase, producing the protein MSSSIPRPGWSRRLHGHLSLARVSNSPTVVTNVLAGAALAGGGGVTLLPLAAALVLFYTGGMYLNDLLDLGIDRRERPGRPLPSGLVPVKEAWTVTAALFGMGLLLLVPVGGATFLGGLILVGLIVLYDAWHKTNPLSPVVMAATRAMVYVTAGLAFFPYLTALLVWTPLLVWATLLALYIAGLTYVAKTENRRGTARFWPVALVAAPAVYGLTGGFGPGAALLSLLLAAWVAHSLTFVYGKTRDIGGAVGRLIAGVCLLDALVLGVAGAWTLLPLALAAFLLTRWWQRHIKGT; encoded by the coding sequence ATGTCCTCTAGCATCCCGCGGCCCGGCTGGTCCCGGCGCCTGCACGGGCACCTGTCGCTGGCCCGCGTCTCGAACAGTCCGACGGTAGTCACGAATGTGCTGGCCGGGGCGGCGCTGGCGGGTGGGGGCGGCGTCACGCTGCTGCCGCTCGCCGCCGCGCTGGTGCTGTTCTACACCGGGGGGATGTACCTCAACGACCTGCTGGACCTCGGGATAGACCGCCGCGAGCGGCCCGGGCGTCCGCTGCCCTCGGGCTTGGTCCCGGTGAAAGAGGCGTGGACCGTCACCGCCGCGCTGTTCGGGATGGGGTTGCTGCTGCTGGTGCCTGTTGGGGGAGCCACCTTCCTGGGCGGGCTGATTCTCGTCGGCCTGATCGTGTTGTATGACGCCTGGCACAAGACCAATCCACTCAGCCCGGTCGTGATGGCCGCAACGCGGGCAATGGTGTACGTCACGGCGGGGCTGGCTTTCTTTCCATATCTAACAGCTCTACTTGTCTGGACTCCCCTGCTGGTGTGGGCCACGCTCCTCGCCCTCTACATCGCGGGCCTGACCTACGTCGCCAAGACCGAGAACCGCCGGGGCACCGCGCGGTTCTGGCCGGTGGCGCTGGTGGCCGCGCCCGCCGTGTACGGCCTTACAGGCGGCTTCGGCCCCGGCGCAGCTCTCCTTTCCCTGCTGCTGGCCGCCTGGGTGGCCCACAGCCTGACTTTTGTCTACGGCAAGACCCGCGATATCGGCGGCGCGGTGGGCCGATTGATCGCCGGGGTCTGCCTGCTCGACGCGCTGGTGCTGGGGGTGGCGGGCGCGTGGACGCTGCTGCCGCTGGCGCTGGCGGCTTTCCTCCTCACGCGCTGGTGGCAGCGCCACATCAAAGGAACCTGA
- the eboE gene encoding metabolite traffic protein EboE produces the protein MRLPGGVQLTYCTNIHPSAGMGEVRANLERYAVPLRARLSPDAPFGVGLRLSGPESAELLEGTALADFRSFLDERGLYVFTLNGFPYGPFHGQPVKAQVHAPDWRDEERVAYTLRLAEILAALLPEGEEGGISTSPLSYREWVGEEDWPTLTRNVVRVVAALVRLREERGRLIHLDLEPEPDGLLQCSSDLARFFTEQLLEGGARDLAAQLGSGLEQAREQLREHVQVCFDTCHVAVMYETPAAALRTYRAAGMRVGKVQISSALRLSLPADPEARLEVARALSPFAEATYLHQVVARGRDGSLRQYPDLPPALADLDDPDVQEWRVHFHVPVFLERAGVFGSTQREIVETFALMRERPFTRHLEIETYTWDVLPPELKRPLLESIEREYRWVQDVL, from the coding sequence ATGCGGCTTCCGGGCGGCGTGCAGCTCACCTACTGCACCAACATCCACCCGTCGGCGGGGATGGGCGAGGTCCGGGCCAATCTGGAGCGGTACGCGGTGCCGCTGCGGGCACGGCTCTCGCCGGACGCCCCCTTCGGCGTGGGGCTGCGGCTCTCGGGACCGGAGAGCGCGGAGCTGCTGGAAGGCACGGCGCTGGCCGACTTCCGGAGCTTTCTCGACGAGCGCGGACTGTACGTGTTCACCCTGAACGGCTTTCCCTACGGCCCCTTTCACGGCCAGCCGGTCAAGGCGCAGGTTCACGCCCCCGACTGGCGGGACGAGGAGCGGGTCGCCTACACCCTGCGGCTCGCGGAGATTCTGGCCGCGCTGCTGCCGGAGGGGGAGGAAGGCGGCATCTCGACCAGCCCGCTCTCGTACCGGGAGTGGGTGGGCGAGGAGGACTGGCCGACGCTGACACGCAACGTGGTCCGGGTGGTGGCGGCGCTGGTGCGGCTGCGGGAAGAGCGGGGGCGCCTGATCCACCTCGACCTCGAACCCGAGCCGGACGGGCTGCTCCAGTGCAGCAGTGATCTGGCGCGCTTCTTCACGGAGCAGCTGCTGGAGGGGGGCGCGCGGGACCTCGCCGCGCAGCTGGGGAGTGGTCTGGAGCAGGCGCGCGAGCAGCTGCGCGAGCATGTCCAGGTCTGCTTCGACACCTGCCACGTCGCGGTGATGTACGAGACCCCGGCGGCGGCACTGCGGACGTACCGGGCGGCGGGCATGCGCGTCGGCAAGGTGCAGATCAGCTCGGCGCTGCGGCTGTCTCTGCCCGCGGACCCGGAGGCGCGGCTGGAGGTGGCGCGGGCGCTCTCCCCTTTCGCGGAGGCCACCTACCTGCATCAGGTGGTCGCGCGGGGGCGGGACGGCTCGCTGAGGCAATACCCCGACCTGCCCCCCGCGCTGGCGGACCTGGACGACCCGGACGTGCAGGAGTGGCGGGTGCATTTTCACGTCCCCGTCTTTCTGGAGCGCGCGGGGGTGTTCGGCTCAACCCAGCGGGAGATCGTGGAAACCTTCGCGCTGATGCGGGAACGACCCTTTACCCGCCACCTGGAAATCGAGACGTACACCTGGGACGTGCTGCCGCCGGAGCTGAAGCGCCCCCTGCTGGAGTCCATCGAACGCGAGTACCGCTGGGTGCAGGATGTCCTCTAG